A section of the Gallus gallus isolate bGalGal1 chromosome 4, bGalGal1.mat.broiler.GRCg7b, whole genome shotgun sequence genome encodes:
- the UBOX5 gene encoding RING finger protein 37, whose translation MVINVCLPQFKPRIHCNKISADGYEVENLISEDLARRNRGFRSEYFIKPPVHVTISFPFNIEICRINIDISSGGYQAFSGLEVYTSTSCNKTSWQSPEGQFSGLAGQPVSDKDAFTLVGKAVLKNQSKVTFGHRGFKPRPPFLQMENVLSYPGAVSQDLWNKGPSSLSNVSHLKICITHVAGGGLPGIKRLEVWGQPAKSCPQEVIEGVFQVASQCIAQDVGTLKPELWTPMESDCVPFSTNDSEQQALRKLVDVVQDIPEEFLDPITLEIMTFPMLLPSGKVIDQSTLEKCNRSEASWGRVPSDPFTGVAFSQHSQPLPHPTLKARIDHFLLQHSIPGTNLLGRAHASEMLIPSSVTSSLKRKMDCMDPSSVQPLYFSSTNLLVTSTSENSAKKMKTDSDSHLIQMDCSTDLLSHEQKLSESLDTALNSALSSMPSFTAKLMKSQQQVQGEGGCSTSWNTGSILEHSRSNQTQGCTSCGKTFSSYFKTEPIYQLPCSHLMCRPCLAEKQKALSILCVSCKRSVATHDIRRVHF comes from the exons ATGGTAATAAACGTCTGTCTCCCACAGTTCAAGCCAAGAATTCACTGCAACAAG ATTTCTGCTGATGGTTACGAAGTGGAGAACCTGATCTCTGAAGACCTTGCCAGGAGGAATCGTGGTTTCCGCAGCGAATACTTTATCAAGCCTCCAGTCCATGTCACTAtctcttttcccttcaacaTTGAGATCTGCAGGATTAATATCGATATCTCATCCGGAGGATACCAAGCCTTCTCCGGGCTCGAAGTTTACACCTCTACCTCATGCAATAAAACCTCTTGGCAGAGCCCCGAGGGTCAGTTCTCAGGTCTGGCCGGTCAGCCTGTGTCGGACAAAGACGCTTTCACACTGGTGGGCAAAGCTGTcttaaaaaatcaaagcaaagtgacgtttggccacagaggctTCAAGCCGAGGCCTCCTTTCCTTCAGATGGAAAACGTCCTCTCCTACCCCGGCGCCGTGTCTCAAGACCTTTGGAACAAAGGGCCTTCCTCACTGAGCAACGTGTCGCACTTAAAGATCTGCATCACCCACGTGGCCGGAGGTGGCCTGCCTGGCATCAAGAGGCTGGAGGTGTGGGGACAGCCTGCCAAGTCGTGCCCACAGGAGGTGATCGAGGGCGTCTTTCAGGTGGCCTCGCAGTGCATCGCCCAGGATGTTGGCACCCTCAAGCCTGAGCTCTGGACGCCCATGGAGAGCGACTGCGTGCCCTTCAGCACCAATGACAGCGAACAGCAGGCCCTCCGCAAGCTGGTGGACGTCGTCCAAGACATCCCTGAAGAGTTCCTGGACCCCATCACTCTGGAGATCATGACCTTCCCCATGCTCCTGCCCTCTGGGAAGGTGATTGACCAGAGCACCTTGGAAAAATGCAACCGGAGTGAGGCGTCTTGGGGCAGGGTGCCCAGTGATCCTTTCACTGGGGTGGCCTTCAGCCAGCACTCGCAGCCCCTACCTCACCCCACTCTCAAGGCCAGGATAGATCACTTCCTCTTACAGCACAGCATTCCTGGCACCAACCTGCTTGGCAGGGCTCATGCCTCCGAAATGCTCATACCTTCCTCTGTAACATCTTCTCTGAAAAGGAAGATGGACTGTATGGATCCGAGTTCTGTGCAGccactttatttttcctctacaAACTTACTTGTCACATCTACCTCAGAGAACAGTgctaaaaaaatgaaaactgacagTGACTCGCATTTGATCCAGATGGACTGTTCTACAG ATCTGCTCTCTCACGAACAAAAGCTGTCTGAGAGCTTGGACACCGCCTTGAACTCGGCGCTCAGCTCCATGCCATCGTTCACAGCCAAGCTGATGAAGAGCCAGCAGCAGGTGCAGGGCGAGGGAGGCTGCAGCACTTCGTGGAACACGGGCTCCATCCTTG agcacagcaggagcaaCCAGACCCAGGGATGCACATCCTGCGGCAAAACCTTCTCATCTTACTTCAAGACAGAGCCCATCTACCAGCTTCCCTGCAGCCACCTCATGTGTCGCCCATGCTTGGCTGAGAAGCAGAAGGCTCTGTCCATCCTGTGTGTGAGCTGCAAGAGGTCGGTGGCCACACACGACATCAGGAGGGTCCACTTCTAA
- the FASTKD5 gene encoding FAST kinase domain-containing protein 5, mitochondrial isoform X2, with product MATVLIRRRFPRLSRVTTFLTTAKCKAERESNKSKQKEENPETPNSRPESTATIQLLDPSDYRVLYNPSAYAKSRAASQQSAARSCSQALTDDSTNTGTSKVQHTFTTTSAQALPPVRNALPKPKPHLKQTMPARLSAAQTRKEEAEMDKAEMHDSKEDPRMFQQGRPEYRTLSYDKFEPIEALPSEEGDSILHSIPISKGSHSPGTVTDYFCKLSHLPVEQHAELMIDHRFNTLCCCAIENIQSFSTSELIDILKACVRLVVPPTHPVLNACENEFCRRVWDMNLDQLLLVADCWRCLGRSVPSYLSILFSYANMHWKELTLPQLVQLVYIIGEGRKSPVDLMQKLESVILKYLDSCTLEELGAICLGLFKSISGISDHVMRKIADRVSLEMEDMGTYALVNVLKMLRYTRMDHLPLLRKLGKVVPARIPTTNIQGIMHITLSCSSLHYYDEGILAAVATSLPSKVTYCRSKDAAKFLWSFGCLDYEPPNEEEFYSSLIEQMLRKRHEFEKFPEHLLTGLLGLAFVKRFPEELIDYALRDEFVHKVRGSKYELRKDLFTLGRSVEIECPGYQGSRLAPQLYEEMTEMVLNFAEQEIYVRPEIVEAVSLLKSMLGGPEYVKNHMILPHTRSSDLEVHLAMDGHPIPFNSSDTVADKNLKDIGVSLTDDLMAQLIKGKSNSQSPAEGETEAAAPRQEWNQAPTPSVSLLSGPVIADTRLQVTTPSGSCPGASPSLVPLQQPQGLNPMLTN from the exons ATGGCTACGGTGTTAATACGCCGAAGATTTCCAAGGCTGAGCAGGGTGACTACATTTTTGACTACTGCCAAATGCAAGGCCGAGAGAGAAAGCAACAAAAgtaagcagaaggaagagaaccCAGAAACACCCAACAGCAGACCCGAATCCACAGCCACAATCCAGTTGCTGGATCCTTCGGACTACAGAGTATTGTATAATCCCTCTGCCTATGccaagagcagagctgcctcccagcagagtgctgctaggagctgcagccaggctctcACTGATGATTCCACCAACACTGGCACCTCAAAGGTTCAGCATACATTCACTACCACCTCTGCTCAAGCTTTGCCACCTGTCAGAAATGCCCTGCCAAAGCCCAAACCGCACCTCAAGCAGACCATGCCAGCACGACTCTCTGCAGCGCAGACCAGGAAGGAGGAGGCAGAAATGGATAAAGCAGAGATGCATGACTCCAAGGAGGACCCTCGCATGTTCCAACAAGGGAGGCCTGAGTACAGAACTCTCAGCTATGATAAATTTGAGCCAATAGAGGCTCTTCCTTCAGAAGAAGGTGACTCGATATTGCACAGCATACCCATATCCaagggcagccacagcccaggaACTGTCACAGATTATTTTTGCAAGCTGAGTCATTTGCCAGTGGAACAACACGCAGAGTTGATGATTGACCACAGGTTTAATACACTGTGTTGCTGTGCTATTGAGAATATCCAGTCATTCAGCACTTCAGAACTCATTGATATCTTAAAGGCCTGCGTTCGTTTGGTTGTGCCACCCACCCACCCTGTGCTGAATGCCTGTGAGAATGAATTCTGCCGGCGCGTGTGGGACATGAACCTGgaccagctgctgctggtggcagatTGCTGGCGCTGCCTGGGGCGCAGCGTGCCTTCCTACCTGAGCATTTTGTTCAGCTATGCCAACATGCATTGGAAAGAGCTCACTTTGCCCCAGCTTGTTCAGCTTGTTTATATCATCGGTGAAGGCCGCAAGTCACCCGTGGACTTGATGCAGAAGCTGGAGAGTGTGATTTTGAAGTACTTGGATTCCTGCACCTTGGAGGAGTTGGGTGCTATTTGCTTAGGGCTCTTCAAATCCATCAGTGGTATCTCTGACCACGTCATGAGGAAGATTGCAGACAGAGTCTCCCTGGAGATGGAAGATATGGGCACTTATGCTTTAGTGAACGTGCTTAAGATGCTCCGCTACACTCGCATGGATCACCTGCCCCTCTTGAGGAAACTTGGGAAAGTTGTCCCTGCTCGAATTCCTACAACAAACATCCAGGGTATCATGCACATAACTCTTAGCTGTTCATCCCTACACTACTATGATGAAGGCATTTTGGCTGCTGTTGCCACGTCATTGCCTTCCAAAGTGACTTACTGCCGTAGCAAGGATGCTGCCAAGTTCTTATGGTCGTTTGGATGCTTGGACTACGAACCTCCAAACGAGGAAGAGTTTTACTCCAGCCTGATAGAGCAGATGCTTAGAAAACGCCATGAATTTGAGAAGTTTCCAGAGCATCTCCTTACTGGCTTGCTTGGCCTGGCATTTGTCAAACGCTTCCCAGAGGAGCTGATAGATTATGCTTTGAGAGATGAGTTTGTCCATAAAGTGAGAGGTAGTAAATATGAACTCAGAAAGGACCTGTTCACTCTTGGTAGGAGCGTTGAAATTGAGTGCCCGGGCTACCAAGGCAGCCGTCTTGCACCTCAGCTTTATGAAGAGATGACTGAGATGGTTCTGAATTTTGCAGAGCAGGAAATCTATGTCAGGCCTGAAATTGTGGAAGCTGTGTCTCTTCTCAAGAGCATGTTAGGTGGTCCTGAGTATGTGAAAAACCACATGATTTTGCCTCACACCAGATCGAGTGACCTGGAGGTTCATTTGGCCATGGATGGGCATCCCatccctttcaactcaagtGACACTGTTGCAGATAAGAACCTCAAAGACATAGGAGTTAGTCTAACAGATGACCTAATGGCTCAGCTTATCAAAGGGAAATCTAACAGCCAATCCCCTGCAGAGGGGGAAACTGAAGCTGCAGCTCCTAGACAGGAGTGGAACCAAGCACCAACACCCTCTGTATCACTTTTGAGTGGGCCCGTTATCGCAGACACCAGATTGCAAGTCACGACTCCATCGGGGAGCTGCCCTGGGGCCTCCCCTTCTCTTGTgcccctccagcagccccagggg ctgaatcCGATGCTCACAAACTGA
- the FASTKD5 gene encoding FAST kinase domain-containing protein 5, mitochondrial isoform X1 — MATVLIRRRFPRLSRVTTFLTTAKCKAERESNKSKQKEENPETPNSRPESTATIQLLDPSDYRVLYNPSAYAKSRAASQQSAARSCSQALTDDSTNTGTSKVQHTFTTTSAQALPPVRNALPKPKPHLKQTMPARLSAAQTRKEEAEMDKAEMHDSKEDPRMFQQGRPEYRTLSYDKFEPIEALPSEEGDSILHSIPISKGSHSPGTVTDYFCKLSHLPVEQHAELMIDHRFNTLCCCAIENIQSFSTSELIDILKACVRLVVPPTHPVLNACENEFCRRVWDMNLDQLLLVADCWRCLGRSVPSYLSILFSYANMHWKELTLPQLVQLVYIIGEGRKSPVDLMQKLESVILKYLDSCTLEELGAICLGLFKSISGISDHVMRKIADRVSLEMEDMGTYALVNVLKMLRYTRMDHLPLLRKLGKVVPARIPTTNIQGIMHITLSCSSLHYYDEGILAAVATSLPSKVTYCRSKDAAKFLWSFGCLDYEPPNEEEFYSSLIEQMLRKRHEFEKFPEHLLTGLLGLAFVKRFPEELIDYALRDEFVHKVRGSKYELRKDLFTLGRSVEIECPGYQGSRLAPQLYEEMTEMVLNFAEQEIYVRPEIVEAVSLLKSMLGGPEYVKNHMILPHTRSSDLEVHLAMDGHPIPFNSSDTVADKNLKDIGVSLTDDLMAQLIKGKSNSQSPAEGETEAAAPRQEWNQAPTPSVSLLSGPVIADTRLQVTTPSGSCPGASPSLVPLQQPQGVRLAIQVSNRNHYCYLSKRLLGLHCLKRRQLRQLGYVVVELPFWEWFPLLKRTRLEKLSYLHYKVFNPVLLSRAG; from the coding sequence ATGGCTACGGTGTTAATACGCCGAAGATTTCCAAGGCTGAGCAGGGTGACTACATTTTTGACTACTGCCAAATGCAAGGCCGAGAGAGAAAGCAACAAAAgtaagcagaaggaagagaaccCAGAAACACCCAACAGCAGACCCGAATCCACAGCCACAATCCAGTTGCTGGATCCTTCGGACTACAGAGTATTGTATAATCCCTCTGCCTATGccaagagcagagctgcctcccagcagagtgctgctaggagctgcagccaggctctcACTGATGATTCCACCAACACTGGCACCTCAAAGGTTCAGCATACATTCACTACCACCTCTGCTCAAGCTTTGCCACCTGTCAGAAATGCCCTGCCAAAGCCCAAACCGCACCTCAAGCAGACCATGCCAGCACGACTCTCTGCAGCGCAGACCAGGAAGGAGGAGGCAGAAATGGATAAAGCAGAGATGCATGACTCCAAGGAGGACCCTCGCATGTTCCAACAAGGGAGGCCTGAGTACAGAACTCTCAGCTATGATAAATTTGAGCCAATAGAGGCTCTTCCTTCAGAAGAAGGTGACTCGATATTGCACAGCATACCCATATCCaagggcagccacagcccaggaACTGTCACAGATTATTTTTGCAAGCTGAGTCATTTGCCAGTGGAACAACACGCAGAGTTGATGATTGACCACAGGTTTAATACACTGTGTTGCTGTGCTATTGAGAATATCCAGTCATTCAGCACTTCAGAACTCATTGATATCTTAAAGGCCTGCGTTCGTTTGGTTGTGCCACCCACCCACCCTGTGCTGAATGCCTGTGAGAATGAATTCTGCCGGCGCGTGTGGGACATGAACCTGgaccagctgctgctggtggcagatTGCTGGCGCTGCCTGGGGCGCAGCGTGCCTTCCTACCTGAGCATTTTGTTCAGCTATGCCAACATGCATTGGAAAGAGCTCACTTTGCCCCAGCTTGTTCAGCTTGTTTATATCATCGGTGAAGGCCGCAAGTCACCCGTGGACTTGATGCAGAAGCTGGAGAGTGTGATTTTGAAGTACTTGGATTCCTGCACCTTGGAGGAGTTGGGTGCTATTTGCTTAGGGCTCTTCAAATCCATCAGTGGTATCTCTGACCACGTCATGAGGAAGATTGCAGACAGAGTCTCCCTGGAGATGGAAGATATGGGCACTTATGCTTTAGTGAACGTGCTTAAGATGCTCCGCTACACTCGCATGGATCACCTGCCCCTCTTGAGGAAACTTGGGAAAGTTGTCCCTGCTCGAATTCCTACAACAAACATCCAGGGTATCATGCACATAACTCTTAGCTGTTCATCCCTACACTACTATGATGAAGGCATTTTGGCTGCTGTTGCCACGTCATTGCCTTCCAAAGTGACTTACTGCCGTAGCAAGGATGCTGCCAAGTTCTTATGGTCGTTTGGATGCTTGGACTACGAACCTCCAAACGAGGAAGAGTTTTACTCCAGCCTGATAGAGCAGATGCTTAGAAAACGCCATGAATTTGAGAAGTTTCCAGAGCATCTCCTTACTGGCTTGCTTGGCCTGGCATTTGTCAAACGCTTCCCAGAGGAGCTGATAGATTATGCTTTGAGAGATGAGTTTGTCCATAAAGTGAGAGGTAGTAAATATGAACTCAGAAAGGACCTGTTCACTCTTGGTAGGAGCGTTGAAATTGAGTGCCCGGGCTACCAAGGCAGCCGTCTTGCACCTCAGCTTTATGAAGAGATGACTGAGATGGTTCTGAATTTTGCAGAGCAGGAAATCTATGTCAGGCCTGAAATTGTGGAAGCTGTGTCTCTTCTCAAGAGCATGTTAGGTGGTCCTGAGTATGTGAAAAACCACATGATTTTGCCTCACACCAGATCGAGTGACCTGGAGGTTCATTTGGCCATGGATGGGCATCCCatccctttcaactcaagtGACACTGTTGCAGATAAGAACCTCAAAGACATAGGAGTTAGTCTAACAGATGACCTAATGGCTCAGCTTATCAAAGGGAAATCTAACAGCCAATCCCCTGCAGAGGGGGAAACTGAAGCTGCAGCTCCTAGACAGGAGTGGAACCAAGCACCAACACCCTCTGTATCACTTTTGAGTGGGCCCGTTATCGCAGACACCAGATTGCAAGTCACGACTCCATCGGGGAGCTGCCCTGGGGCCTCCCCTTCTCTTGTgcccctccagcagccccagggggTAAGGCTGGCCATTCAGGTGTCCAACCGCAACCACTACTGCTACCTGTCCAAGCGGCTCTTGGGGCTGCACTGCCTGAAGAGGCGGCAGCTGCGGCAGCTGGGCTACGTGGTGGTGGAGCTTCCCTTCTGGGAGTGGTTCCCCCTGCTCAAACGCACGCGCTTGGAGAAACTGAGCTACCTCCATTACAAGGTGTTCaacccagtgctgctcagcagggctggctga